In one Melaminivora jejuensis genomic region, the following are encoded:
- a CDS encoding DUF3106 domain-containing protein, with protein sequence MANHWSGLNEAQKHHWLKLAAGFPSLAPQEQEWLLARLSDWASLSAQQRSQARLNYAATSTLPPDSKRAKWQAYQALSEAQRQRLAERAAAPRTSGAAPAVRPASKRLAKVPAASNMPAALPNPPKIPRPDSTHVPQALPVPAPVIATPVPAPAVVETRPVETPSATPTALPALPLEEPAAPQEPPPMSGSAPPLHPPQ encoded by the coding sequence CTGGCCAACCACTGGAGCGGACTCAACGAAGCGCAAAAGCACCATTGGCTCAAGCTGGCCGCAGGTTTTCCGTCGTTGGCGCCGCAGGAACAGGAGTGGCTGCTGGCGCGCCTGAGCGACTGGGCCAGCCTCAGCGCCCAGCAGCGCAGCCAGGCACGGCTGAACTACGCAGCCACCAGCACCTTGCCGCCGGACAGCAAGCGCGCCAAGTGGCAGGCCTACCAAGCCTTGAGCGAAGCGCAGCGCCAACGCCTGGCCGAGCGGGCCGCAGCGCCGCGCACATCGGGCGCAGCGCCAGCAGTGCGGCCCGCCAGCAAGCGCCTGGCCAAGGTGCCGGCGGCCAGCAACATGCCGGCGGCGCTGCCCAATCCGCCCAAGATTCCCCGGCCCGACAGCACCCATGTGCCGCAGGCGCTGCCGGTGCCCGCCCCGGTCATCGCCACGCCGGTGCCCGCGCCGGCTGTGGTAGAAACCAGGCCCGTCGAAACCCCATCTGCCACCCCCACGGCGCTGCCCGCGCTGCCGCTGGAAGAACCTGCAGCGCCCCAGGAGCCGCCGCCGATGAGTGGCAGCGCGCCGCCCCTGCATCCGCCCCAATAG
- a CDS encoding RDD family protein translates to MTTFRPPASTVPTDLPAPLPAPLSPMAPPLRRRMACWLYEGMLMFGVVFIAGYLFSTLTQTRHGLDNRHALQAFLFVVFGIYFTWFWSRGHTLAMKTWHIRVVDRAGQRLSQPRALARYVLSWLWFLPPLAVATAFALPMGEALVILTGWVAVWALLSRFHPQRQFLHDALAGTRLIHQEIAPHARRRKKAREQAQRD, encoded by the coding sequence ATGACCACTTTCCGTCCGCCGGCATCCACTGTCCCCACCGACCTGCCGGCGCCGCTCCCAGCGCCTCTGTCCCCCATGGCCCCGCCGCTGCGCCGGCGCATGGCCTGCTGGCTGTACGAAGGGATGCTGATGTTCGGCGTGGTCTTCATCGCCGGCTATCTGTTCAGCACGCTCACACAGACGCGCCACGGCCTGGACAACCGCCATGCCCTGCAGGCCTTTCTGTTCGTCGTCTTCGGGATTTATTTCACCTGGTTCTGGTCGCGCGGCCACACCCTGGCCATGAAGACCTGGCACATCCGCGTGGTCGATCGCGCCGGCCAGCGCCTGAGCCAGCCGCGCGCCCTGGCGCGCTACGTGCTGAGCTGGCTGTGGTTCCTGCCGCCGCTGGCCGTGGCCACGGCCTTTGCCCTGCCCATGGGCGAGGCACTGGTCATCCTGACCGGCTGGGTGGCGGTATGGGCGCTGCTCAGCCGCTTTCATCCGCAGCGCCAGTTCCTGCACGACGCGCTGGCCGGCACGCGCCTGATCCACCAGGAGATCGCACCGCACGCCCGCCGCAGGAAGAAGGCCAGGGAGCAGGCCCAGCGTGACTGA
- a CDS encoding diacylglycerol kinase, whose translation MTDLGPAARHKRRTGPSRLLHATRHSWRGLADGWGEKAFRLEACLALALLPAAIWLGRDWLQTAFLAATVVLVLIVELLNSGLEAAIDRIGPEWHELSRRAKDMGSAAVLLSLLLCAGSFAAALIQRILSHG comes from the coding sequence GTGACTGACCTCGGCCCAGCCGCCCGGCACAAGCGCCGCACCGGCCCGAGCCGGCTGCTTCACGCCACGCGCCACTCCTGGCGCGGCCTGGCCGATGGCTGGGGCGAGAAAGCCTTTCGCCTCGAAGCCTGCCTGGCGCTGGCGCTGCTGCCAGCCGCCATCTGGCTGGGGCGCGACTGGCTGCAGACGGCCTTTCTGGCTGCCACCGTGGTGCTGGTGCTGATCGTGGAATTGCTCAACTCGGGGCTGGAGGCGGCCATCGACCGCATCGGCCCCGAATGGCACGAACTGTCGCGCCGTGCCAAGGACATGGGCAGCGCTGCCGTGCTGCTCAGCCTGCTGCTGTGCGCTGGCAGTTTTGCTGCCGCTCTGATCCAAAGGATTCTTTCTCATGGCTGA
- a CDS encoding TIGR00730 family Rossman fold protein: protein MADAAAPAPAPAPVSVSFSICVYLGSRPGHNPHFTDMASAVGRFIGRHGGQLVYGGGRSGLMGVVAEATRLAGGRVVGVIPQSLVDKELANQLCDELHIVQTMHERKAMMAERSDAFVALPGGIGTLEELFEVWTWRQLGYHDKPVGLLNVDGYYDPLLAFLQRSVTDGLMGQWQMGLIRSGDDVDTLLAGLVEQAGVRQAGTEPLRSVI, encoded by the coding sequence ATGGCTGATGCCGCCGCTCCCGCTCCCGCTCCTGCCCCCGTTTCCGTTTCCTTCTCCATCTGCGTCTATCTGGGCTCGCGCCCGGGCCACAACCCGCACTTCACCGACATGGCAAGCGCCGTGGGCCGCTTCATCGGCCGCCACGGCGGCCAGCTGGTCTATGGCGGCGGGCGCAGCGGCCTGATGGGTGTGGTGGCCGAGGCCACGCGGCTGGCCGGCGGGCGCGTGGTCGGGGTGATCCCGCAGTCCCTGGTGGACAAGGAGCTGGCCAACCAGCTGTGCGACGAACTGCACATCGTGCAGACCATGCACGAGCGCAAGGCCATGATGGCCGAGCGCAGCGACGCCTTCGTCGCCCTGCCCGGCGGCATCGGCACGCTGGAGGAGCTGTTCGAGGTCTGGACCTGGCGCCAGCTGGGCTACCACGACAAGCCGGTCGGCCTGCTCAACGTCGATGGCTACTACGACCCGCTGCTGGCCTTCCTGCAGCGCAGCGTCACGGACGGTCTGATGGGCCAGTGGCAGATGGGCCTGATCCGCAGCGGCGACGATGTGGACACGCTGCTGGCCGGCCTGGTCGAGCAGGCCGGCGTGCGCCAGGCCGGCACCGAGCCGCTGCGCAGCGTCATTTGA